In the genome of Daucus carota subsp. sativus chromosome 9, DH1 v3.0, whole genome shotgun sequence, the window TCAGAACTTATATTCCAAATTAAGTTGGACTTTGAAGATATTTCCAAGACAGCCAGCCTCGCAAGGTTAAGAAAGTGATGCTCTGATAAAAAACCCTCCCATGAATTAGAATAAAGACTCAATGATTCTATATTTGATAATTGTCCAATGCATTTGGGAATGTCTCCGGTCAGTTTATTGTCACTGACGTCTAAGTGTTGCAACTTAAACAGTTGGcagaaagattctgataaaCAACCCCCAAATTCGTTTGAGCTTATATCAAGGTATGTAAGCTCGGAGAGATTTCTGATCTCTGCTGGAATTTCACCACTTAAATTATTGCTAAAAACATCGAGTACAGAAAGTGATGTCAAATTTCCAATAGATTGTGGAATTAAACCTCGaaaactattaaaatataacacaagcacagtgagagattttaaatttCCAATAGTCAGGAATGTAACCATGAAAGTAATTGTATGAAAgatcaagttcagaaagagcAGTTAAATTTTTGATAGattcaaaaatcaaaccatGGAATTGATTGACGGAAAGATCAAGTTTAGAAAGTGACGACAAATTTCCAATAGACTGAGGAATTGAACCATTAAAATTATTCTCACGAATATCAAGTATTGAAAGTGATGCTAAATTTCCAATAGATTCAGGAATCAAACCATCAAAACCACTTCCCCAAAGAATAAGTCTAGAAAGTGCTGTCAAATTTCCGatagattgaggaattggaccgGAAAAATAATTGGCATGAAGATCAAGAACAGTAAGAGATGTCAAAGCCCCTATAGAATCTGGAATCTGGCCTCGCAAACCATTGTAGGAAAGATAAAGTTCAGAGAGGTAAGTCAAATTTCCGATTGATGGAGCAATCACACCTGACAATTACACAGGATAGATGGGAATGAGGAATTAGTCCACTGCACTTGATAGTTAGGCCAAACTTTCTGTTCAGGTCGATGGTAATaataatactctctccgtccctctcatttctttacagttttttatactgctcgacacgcattttaattcgcatataaatcataattctatgatattcggaagaaaaaaatgttcaaaattatttatcaaactacgttttatgagagcattagaatgcgtgccgagcccctcGTCCCCCaatataaacaaatgagggggacggagtgAGTAAAGCTTAGCGAACATTCTCTGCAGAAAGGACTGGAATGAATTACTATACCAGTTGCCTCTTAGTTCAATGGTATAACCTTTCTTTATGTTTCACAAGGTCAAGGTCAAGGCCATCCAACAAATAATAAGTCATctatttctgaaaaaaaatatgaaaaatatgcgcttttttcctgaaaataagtatttatttcTACGGATAATGAATGTTAAACGCTTTCTAAATACTTAATTCCGAAACACTTTAACCACAGCCTTTAACCTTGTAATAATAAAACACTGAAATCACATTATCACCTGATAAACCACAGCCTTGGAGATCAAGTTTGATGACATGTCCGGTTATGTTGTTGCAACCAATTCCTTGCCATGAACAACAATCATCTCCAATCCATGAAGGCAAGCCATTCCGATCTTCGACAAAACTTTTCTTAAGGAGCAATAAGGCTTGTTTCTCGCTCTGTATACAGTTTCCGACTCTGCTTCCACAAACAAATTCTAGACTAGCCAGAAAAACTAATGCAGATACTAGTATAAACTTCATGGGTCTTTTCATTTCAATATATAGGAGGACATGAATATAGTTAAATGCATACTAATATAAGCAGCAAAAGCATTATCAGGACTTAGGACATAGTATCATCCGAGTCAACGGAGACTTGGTGAGTATTGTTTCAAATTGTTCGGCAACTTTCATGATGATAAATAGTTTCTGGTCAAAAATTAGAATCCTCCTTTGTGAATTATGTTTTTcttaacattattttaaaaatcaaatataaaaatatatataaataattaaaaacaattttaaaagtcactagaaaaaatatataaataattaaagaatcgAGCCTTCTTAACTCTAATGTcttcaatttcaaaataaagAGGAAGTCATCATGTTATTGATACaagaaaaaaatatcatttatttaattaataaaaaatgaaaaatatgagaaatataatttataattagttaagaaataaaaagaaaaaataaaactaccatcaataacatatattaatattaagcaatatttaatgataaatgaaaaaaatatataaaaaaaagtgtgGAAATTTAATCTTAAATAGAAAACATAATTAATCGGTTAATAATACTTAATCAAGCTTTGatacattataataaaatttctcgtatattaaaaaatataatgacaTTATAAACTAAACTATAAATAAGAaattctaaattatattttctcttatATTTCGGGTCAAGAGTAGCTATATAAACAAATCTCACCGCATCAACTTatctatattaaaaattataattattttttaatttttttaaatgtaaatTGTATTTGTCCATAATTGTAAATTCCTATATTCTCACCAAGTACATGCTCTAAGAGCTCATTTGTTAACCTCTGGATAATGGAACTTAAACAGCTGGATGAGATAGACGAGATAAAATTTGTCAATAGGTCTTTAATACTGGACACAAAAATCATCTGGACGACACATATAACAAAACTGAGCCTCTGTCGTCCAGACCATGGTCCTTTGTAATTTACCTGGCATAACCTTTAATGCagttataatttttctttttgagagaaatataattatagttataatgTTCTTAACTTTTTCCGTatctatataaaaaatttaatatacgcTAGGtcttattttgatttataatttttatcaaattctaTAATAAAGTATTTTGAATCGTTAACACGAATTTATGTGTATACTTGGggaataataacataaaaaattcatcaaataataaataatttatctacataaaaaatgtgttgtataattttaagttttatttaattaatattcatattcaaaaattgtATTTTCTTATCTATAATAAttaatgtgtatgtatataattaattaaatcaaaaataatatataaatgatttttttttgtagatttcaaaaacaaaatttttaacattatattattattaaatcctgatataattatattttatttttaaagtagaaattcattaatattcataaaaaattattgttatttataagCCTACAACGTACTCTATATagacaaaatatttatattaaatgatAAATGTTTTATGtaatcattaataaatcaaatttatctcacaagaaaataacaaaactcatgAAGTTTGTTATTCAGATAAAGTAGATAACAAACAACAATTCTAGTTCACCATCCAGATTATGCCATTCATTCAGATCTCAGATTTAACaattgataatttaaaaaatgatatatacaGTTGAGAGTCCGGAGGTCCTTGACAACGACTGATGCAACCATCAATTAAATGGTTCTTTATCGTTGTAAGGCTTCTAacctttaaattttttatgcgAATACAAGGGCTATGTCACCCTGCCCACACTTTATCATCTATTTAATATTGCTTATCAATCAAGTTGagttttattcataaataatatgaaatttatattcGAATCAATTTAAGTGAAACGAATTCACATCACATCGGCCAAGATCAAGCATGAATGGATCCAAGATAACtactaaaaaaaacaaacttgGCTCAGTTTAACGGCCTACACAATActaaacaattatataatgcATGGAAATGCTAACACAAAAACAATGTCTGAACTTTAAACACCAGAACTTTGAATTACaaactctaaaatatttttagaagTTTAAACACAAACATCAAACTGAAGTTTATTGAAATAACGATAATAATAACTTTGTGACTAAACTCCAAATGTGCATCACAGCAAAGATGCTTCTGCAAAGACTGGAATGGAACCTCGAGCAATTGGGACTGAGCACCAACATATAGATTTGCACCATCTTCTGttgaaacaaattataaattattttagtaaGCATACTATAAAAACCTGATGTTGATGACAGAATGGTTAAGGTTTATGTAGAAATAGTTCAAATGTGTTATGCGTTAATGCATATTACATTTGAACTATCATGAAAGCAAACGGATAAAAATATATCTGTTTAGTTCAAGATGACATTTTGACAAGGTTTTACAGTAAAACAGAGTTTACCTGTTAGTTAAGGAATCTTCTCCACAACAAAATCATGGAAACTGCAATCTTGTCAAACGCTTGTTCGACATAATGAAAGTAAAAATACCTCCAAGACTTGATAAAATGCAAAGAAGCGCAGAATCCCAAAAAGCCAACCAAGAGACCAGGTCCTATCCCAGCTTTAAACCACATGCGCTCTTCATCTGAATCAGTATCAGATCCGTTGTGGTCATGGAATTTATTTGATTCTGTGTCGCCAATACAGGGTTTCAGGATAGGTTCCCCACAGAGCTGATTGTTGCCAGCATAGATAGAGGGATCAATGACTCCAAGGGTCTGGAGTTGGCTTCCAGTTGGTATTTTCCCTGATAAATCATTGAAGGAGAGGTTCAAGCggcttaaaaaaattaaatccgCTAGACTTTGTGGAATAGGACCACTAAATTTGTTCCTTGAAAGATCAAGAAATTCCAGTTTTTCCAGTTTAATTTCCAATTCTGTCTGGGATCCTTCCAGTTAGATGATTCCCtgctaaattcaaatttaataagcTATAGAGTCCCATCAACTGTTCTGGAATCTCTCCACTGATATTGTTATTTGATATATCAATGGAAAACATAAAACGCAGTGTAGATGTAAATTTCAGCTCATATCCTTTTGCATCATCTGATATCGCTTCACCATTCCCCAGCCCGAAGTCAAAATAGTCATCATTGTTTTCACCAGTAATCATGGCACTGAAATTACTGAAACATGGAGGAATGGTTCCTGTAATTTGATTTCGTGCCAAGTTTAAAACTTTGATGTATGAATTGTTGCAAAGCTGTACAGGAATATCACCATAAAAATAGTTGGACCGCAGAATCAAATACTCAAGATCAGGTAATTTTTCTGCGGTCCAAGGAGGTATGGTATCGCTCAAATTGTTATTTCCCACATCAAGCGCGACAATAAATGTCAAATTTTGAAAGGACAGAGGGAGTTTTCCTTGAAACTTGTTGTTGTGCAAGTTTAAGTAAAGGAGCAACTGTAGAGAACCCAAAGAAGAAGGAATATCCCCAGAGAGACTATTACTCATCACATCAAgttctttcaaattttttaagtttCCTAAACAGCGGGGGAGTGGTCCTGAAAAGTTATTGCTGGAGAGAACTAAAACAGTCAAATATTTTAGACTGCATAAAAATTGAGGTATATCACCCGACAAACTGTTATTGGATAGTGCCAAGACAGACAAACCATGTGTTCGAGCTGCTGAAACTAATGAGAGTTGTTTCCCGTTGAGGTCGTTGTCAGATATATCAACAGTAGAGGCCTGAGATAAGAGTACATTCACAAACCAATCTGCTGGGATGATATCTGATATGCTCGTATTTGCCATTGTAATGTCACTTATTTGTCTCTGTGTTTGGAGCCAATGGGGAAATTTAGGCCCAACTTTCAAGGACTTCATGTATAAATATTGAAGCTGAAATGGAGGAATCCACTTGCAACTAATATTCAACACTAAGTTAGATTCCGAAGATATTTCCAAGGTGGTCAGCCTCGTGAGGTTGACAAAATGATGCTCAGATACAAAACCCTCCCACAAATTAGACAAAAGACTCAAATCTGTTAAATTTGATAGCTGGCCGATGCATTTAGGAATGGAAGTCAGTTGATTATCGCTGGCATCCAACGCTGTCAACTCTAACGACTGACAAAATGTTTGTGGCAGAGAACCCCTAAATGCATTTGAGCTTATACTGAGGTATTGAAGTTCCGTAAAATTTCCCATCTCGAGTGGAAAGTCACTTAGTTTATTATTTGAAAGAAGAAGTATAGAAAGTGACGTCAAATTTCTAATAGACCGGGGAATTATACCCTGCAACTTATTGTCACTAAGATCAAGATAAGTAAGAGATGTCAAAGTTCCAAGAGATTCTGGGATCAAACCGTACAAAGAATTGGATGAAAGCTTTAGCTCAAGAACTGATGTCAAATTTCCAAGAGACCGAGGAATATTACCCTGCAAATGATTGCTTGAAAGATCAAGAATAGTTAGAGATCTCATTGTCCCTATAGATTCGGGGATCAAACCTTGAAAACTAGGGCCAGATAGATCAAGTTCAGATAGGGAAGTCAAACTTCCAATCGATTTAGGAATCAAACCTTCTAAGCTATTTCTAAGTAGACCAAGATTGATTAAAGATGTCAAACTTCCGATAGAGTGAGGAATTGGGCCTATAAAATCGTTGTCTGAGAGATCAAGTTCAAGAAGAGATGTTAAACTTCCTATAGATTGAGGAAGTAGACCACTGAAAAAATTAAACCGAAGATTTAGATGTGCAAGACCactattgttaagaacccataaAGGGAAAGAAGAGTTAAGTTGGTTGGAACTAAGATCCAGAAAAACAAGAGATGTTAAATTCAGAACGGGGAGATGATGAGGCATTTTGTTGGGTAGGAAAGAATCGTGCAAACGTAGTACTAATATTGAATTGGGAAGCATGTTAATGGCCGGAAACCAATCAGTGGCCCTGGAAAGATTCATATCAGAGAGATCCAAGTGTTCCAACAAAGAAAGCCTAGAAAACCACCCCATGCTATCGATGCTTAATAGGAAATTACCATTTAAATCAAGGTACTTTAAGCTCGAAAGGTTCCCTAATTGATGAGGAACTAAACCTATAAAGTTGGAGTGAGAGAGGTTGAGATATGTTAGATCCTTAAAGGACCCCAAGAATTTTGGAATTCGTATCCCATGAAAACTGTTGTTGCTCAGGTCCAAGTAAGTCAAATATCTCAAATTACGCAAGGAATGGTTTATGTGGCCACCTCTTAAATAACCACTTTGCAGATCAAGTTTCATGACATGGCCGGTCTGTTTGTTGCAGCCAATTCCATGCCATGCACAACAATCATCTCCAACCCATGACGACAAGTAGTTTGTGTCGTCAGAGAGACTTTCTTTAAAGCTTAGCAAAGCTTGTTTGTCCCTCTCGTTGCAGCTCTGATTCCAATTGCTTCCAACTCTGCTCCCGCAATTCAACTTTACCAGAAAACCTATTGCATAAGCAAGAATTAGTAAACTCATACGTTTCTGCATTCCCATAGCTAGCATTCGCCAGTAAATATCAAAGAGACTTATTTGCCAGTTCTATATTTATGAACATTAATAATTTGATTGAGTGTCTGTAGCTGGTATAAATATGAGCAGGTACATAAATTAAAGTGATTCATACTCCCCcctccaaaataatagtcgctctgactttttgcacgtaatttgaggtgcaaaaCAAGTCAAATTACATGCAAAAAATCAAAGCGAATATAATTTGAAAGGAGGGAATATCATCCATGACAAACAGGTCTTTGCTGTCAACTTCTACTCTCAGTTGGTCCCAAAGATCCATGATAAACAAGTCAGATCTTCTATCTCTTTCAACTTCCGTCTTAGTTGCTTCCCCTTAAACAATTTAAGTACGTTCCTGGCAAATACTTGGTGTACAGAAGTGCAGCAAACTTGGGTGAattgtattatattttcaaatttttttatgataatcCTTTTATCAGAAGAGGAAAGAATAAAGTTCCTTAAATATATACACCCAAGTAGGCTTGCTtacttaacaaatcattttcaaataaaactcTTCTTTCTAAATTTTGTTGGGTACATATAGGAGTATCCACCAGTCCACCACTCTGATGGGAATTAAGCTCATCTCAGTTTGTCACATTAATTCGGAGAAAAAAACTAGGAATTTTGTTGAAGCATTTAGCAGTTTTTGTAGAATAaatgaaatttgtatatattactgTAATAGTTAATACTCTTAGTTTACTTTGCTGTTTCATTCCCTTTCAGCCACTAGTCGTGTATGAAATTTTCTGGTAATCCTGTATTTTCTTTAAATCTATGTGAAAATATCGTGTTATCCAAGGAGGTCATCATCACCCGTGTGAATGAGATTGTTCTTGTGTgtgttgaaatttgaaatatgaagCCTTCATGCTCTTATCAGTAGGGTAGGGGGACTACCACCAAGTGGCTGCAGTTCATTGTTCCGGTAATCAGGTTGACACTGCTTTTCTGCAAGTAGTACTTGCACTGCATTATCATTTTCTCTGAGATTTTACTCTTTTAAACTTAAATCTAACTATAAAGACACACATGCACTTATTCACACATATTTCTAAGAGGTGATTAATTTACAGTTAAGTCGATTCAGCTCCGATCATAATATACAATAACGGACTAATTAAACCGATTCAAGCTCCC includes:
- the LOC108201482 gene encoding receptor-like protein EIX2 yields the protein MLAMGMQKRMSLLILAYAIGFLVKLNCGSRVGSNWNQSCNERDKQALLSFKESLSDDTNYLSSWVGDDCCAWHGIGCNKQTGHVMKLDLQSGYLRGGHINHSLRNLRYLTYLDLSNNSFHGIRIPKFLGSFKDLTYLNLSHSNFIGLVPHQLGNLSSLKYLDLNGNFLLSIDSMGWFSRLSLLEHLDLSDMNLSRATDWFPAINMLPNSILVLRLHDSFLPNKMPHHLPVLNLTSLVFLDLSSNQLNSSFPLWVLNNSGLAHLNLRFNFFSGLLPQSIGSLTSLLELDLSDNDFIGPIPHSIGSLTSLINLGLLRNSLEGLIPKSIGSLTSLSELDLSGPSFQGLIPESIGTMRSLTILDLSSNHLQGNIPRSLGNLTSVLELKLSSNSLYGLIPESLGTLTSLTYLDLSDNKLQGIIPRSIRNLTSLSILLLSNNKLSDFPLEMGNFTELQYLSISSNAFRGSLPQTFCQSLELTALDASDNQLTSIPKCIGQLSNLTDLSLLSNLWEGFVSEHHFVNLTRLTTLEISSESNLVLNISCKWIPPFQLQYLYMKSLKVGPKFPHWLQTQRQISDITMANTSISDIIPADWFVNVLLSQASTVDISDNDLNGKQLSLVSAARTHGLSVLALSNNSLSGDIPQFLCSLKYLTVLVLSSNNFSGPLPRCLGNLKNLKELDVMSNSLSGDIPSSLGSLQLLLYLNLHNNKFQGKLPLSFQNLTFIVALDVGNNNLSDTIPPWTAEKLPDLEYLILRSNYFYGDIPVQLCNNSYIKVLNLARNQITGTIPPCFSNFSAMITGENNDDYFDFGLGNGEAISDDAKGYELKFTSTLRFMFSIDISNNNISGEIPEQLMGLYSLLNLNLAGNHLTGRIPDRIGN